The Silene latifolia isolate original U9 population chromosome 4, ASM4854445v1, whole genome shotgun sequence region aactagacttcaaataaacatgactctcttttcaaacttttcgaagaagACGACTTTTAAAtagtgtaaacaattgaatgaaatcgacttaccaacatggaaatcgaattaggttgaaaaagATGAGAAATCTCCAATCCAATGAAAGGCTCGAcactcttcttcctctccctctctctaggtttagaaaatgGTTATAGAGATGTTAAAATGAACTAGAAATTATATAAGCATTATAATGATATCCTTGgtcaaaacataaaagaaaccaTCAACTTGCTGAACCGCTTTACTCGGttaagtgcactcggccgagtaacacacacttgaccgagtaccaaccaagtatTCGACCaagtactccaactaaaatacggagtattacatcagGTATGCTATTGGTGGTTTATCAGCTGGTTAAAGCAAGGATTCGTTTTGGCGCATCATTGCTCAATGCACAGCTGCACTACCTGAAGATAAACCACGATATGTTATGGTAGTATCAAGTTTCTATGGAAAATAATGGAGTAATAAGTTATTTATACATTTCTCTGTGTATTACATATTGCTTTCCCTTGATAATTTTGTCTTTGAAATTCTGTTTTATTGCAGTTTTGCTGTATTACATTTTGCATTTCCCAAGTGTTAAACCAATGGTGTGAATGTTATGCATCGATCTTCCTTTAGTGGTTAACAATCCTTCAAAGTATGAGTATACTTATAAGAGTTGTTCTTGATTGGTGGCAGCAGAAATGGAAATAAGACAAGTTTCAACTTGCTGATCACTAAAGAGAATACGACCAAGTTCACAAATGTTGTAATGAGTCATTTTTTTCAATTGTTTTCGGAAATAAGGTTCTAAATTCACTTGAACAAATTTGAGACATATGAGCAGTTGGTTGTATTAAAGTTTTTTCCCGGCGATTATTCAGTTTCTTaaagatttggcttgatttcagTCATTACTGCTATATTTTCAGTGTTGTATATTGGTTTCATTTTGTTTGGTAATTTCCCATTTTTATGCTACTATATGCCTATATCGGTTAGTCTTATAATTGTCTTAAGACATTTCATTTCTGTTTatgtatttatttcttatttaattaCTACTTTTGTGGCGCAGATGATATTGAATTCGGATGAGAAGAAATACGGTGGTTACGGAGCCATCAACACTAATCAATATCTCCAAAGAAGTATTCGAAAGAGGTTTGTATTTTCTTAACTTCGGAAGTGTTCTGATTTGAGCTCTTTTTTCCCAACATCTTTATGTCAAGCTCTTCAATTTTTTGTATGTGCTCATCCCTGTTTATGTAAGTGCAGAATCTATGGTCTATATAACTGTGTACAACTACCACCTAGCAAAGTTGCTCAGGTTTGTATTAATTTGTATTGTAACTGGCGCCGAGTGTCATTCCCTTGCTATAAAACTGAATTCTATTGAGTAAACTTAAAATTCCAGAATGATCTCATTTGAAGTGGTGCACAGTCGTGCtaaaaaaaaacaacattgtcTAGCATTGTAAACTCTTTATGAGGTATTCAGTTACTGCAGACTAAGAACATTAGTAATGTAGCATTAACATCTTAAATTCATCATACTGCAAGCCTACAAATGTTAGCGGATACTTAGAATATGGCGGTTCCAAATGGGCCGTCTCTCACTTTGTGCCATATATAGTTGAGAGAGACTGGCAACTCTGCTTGAAGCAAGTCATCATGTTACGGAGTACATTCTATCCTTTGCCATGTAAAAGATGACAATCAGTTTAGTTTTCGTCCTCTCTGTTAGTTGCAGTTTAGAAAGGAAATTGTTTGTTACTGATATTACGAAGGTAATAGTTTGTCTCTCAGTGACTATATTGAAATTTATAGTTCTCCTGAAAATTCAAAGATAGTAATTAGAGTAAAAATTTTAGTAAATAGTAATAGTGACTTGCCTGTATTGTTATGAGAAAAGCTCAAAGAATGTCGGATTTGTCTATGTATTTGAAAGTTGAAGTGGTCCATTGCCATTGTGTGAAGAATACACATATTTTATTAGGATTTGGACATTAAGGTCGTATTTGTTTGTGGAATATGGGGGGTTTTCTGCAAATAAGTTGCAATTTGATTGGAGTTGGGGCAATTTACGGTTTTTCTTAGAATCTCATGTTGTTATTATTTGCAGCTACAAATGGTGTATTTCCACCTGAATCTAGGCAATACGGCGGCACAAAGCTAAAGGTAGTAATAATCAGCACTCGACTTGCAGGGATGTCCATAGTTGTTGAGGTTTTAGACCAAGGACAGGAGGTTACCCGACCATGTCAATGATCACGGATGTGAACGACAGTTATTAATTAGAACGGGGACGCCAGTATTACGGCAGTGACGTTGACGGTGGTAGGTCGGAAAAGAAAGTGATTGGAGAAGGTTGGTGGACGGTGGTTGTAGAAGGGATGAAGATGAGAGAAGGTAAGTTAAGAGACGTTTTTTTTTTGCTATAAAAGTGTCGAGAAACTATATTCCGAAAACCTATTTAGCTTTCAATCAAACAAAGTTCAATAATTTTATATGCAAATAACAACCTATTTAGCTTCCAATTAAGCGAAAAATTGGTAGCTTAATATTTCCAATAATTGAGGATCTGATAAAAGAATACTAATGAGTATTTGATTTGGTTACTAAATTTCAGCTATTAGTTTTATGGGAGATTTTTGAGTGAGACATTGTGAGAGTGAGATCGTACGGAGTAGTAAAAATTAACGACATTAACAACAGTATTATTGGGTGATGGCGAAATTAACAAGAATATCAATGAGTGACAATATTATttatgaaagtaacaataatgaGATTGGGATCAATAAATGTGTCTCACAGAAATGTATTGGAGATCATCTAAAAACAAATGGGAAGAAAAGTTTTGGATGGAGGAGCATATATTAGACACATTTAGTATGTATTTATAACCTTTATATACAACTATTAAATACACCGCATTAGATTCATATCAAAGATTtagtaaattattttaatttctaAAAAAACaatcccgtgaattttcacgggtgtTACACTAGTAGTAATTGGGTTTTAACCATCACTTTAAAAAattgttttctaacttgtttaTATTTGCACTTTTTTCATTTTCGATTGTGCTACAATAAGACGGCCCAGCAGGAGAATCGTTGGGAGTCCCCTATTGCACCTAGCACGGTAGCAGGTATTTTTGGTCACGGTTCTCCACTTTCTTATTTACCTAGTTTTTCTTATTTATTAAGCAGTAAATTGGTAAAAATCCCTCTCTTGCCTCTTCGTACTACCTGCACTATTATTCTTTAAAttaacaacaatcaacaataccttCTAAATTTCTCTGATTACCTTTGACTAATCCATTTTATATCTAACTATTCCTTTTATTGCAGTTTATATTTTACGCAATGGCTCCAAAGGTTACGAAAAAGGTGAACTTTTAAGCTGTTTGTATTCACAGTTTGCTTTCAAGTTTGTTGCATGAACTTGTTATGTACTGTACTTCTTAATGTATTTTAGTTTTCTTTATGATCGATAATAGAGCTCTGCGAGAATTACATCAGTTGATGACCTATTCTTAGAAAATTATAAACTAGAGTAGATACTTTGCATAAAATACGGAATAAGATAATTATAAGATTAAGATAAAATACTATACTATGATGTTAGTTTGGAAGATATTCTAGAAAAATCATGTGTAAATGTGTAAAACGTTTTCACACAACATATTGGGTGAGAACTGAGAAGGGTAACATAATATTTTTTACAGTTTTATAATGTTGAACTAAGTATTGTAAATTGTAAATTGTATTCCTAAATGCTCATCAGGGTTTGCCTTTTATTTActacttttccttaagtattaCTCGTAAATTGAAGTGTGGAACTAATAACCAGATGCCTTTGCAGAACAAAAGAGACATCAATCTGAAGGTAGCACTGATTGAAGCAAACAAGAGTGTATCATCCAACAAGAACTTCATTTGCTCACCGCTCGGCATTCACTTTATGCTGAGCATATTGGCTAATGGCTCAACCGGCGAAACAAGGAATCAAATATACAAATATTTGGGATCCAAAACTCTGAAAGAAATCAATCAGAAGGCCTCAGAAACCCTGGAAATGATCTATCCAACTATCAAAGGAAATTCCAAGGGTCCGGTCGTCTCGTTTGTGAATGGGGCATGGGTTGATCTGCAGACTACCTCTTTAAAGCCGCCCTTTCAGAAGCTTCTTCAAGGCACCTACAAGGCTGATGCTAAAGCTCTTGATTTTCAGAAGAAGGTAGGAACCATTTTATTCCTTATTATATTGAAGGGTATACTACGTCTATTGTTTAACTAGTTGATCTCAAATTGCGTGTCTGTGGTGTACACATGCCTCTCCGTTTTAAACTTGATGTTAGCATTGATTGTTCACGTCTATGGCCGCAATAAATGCGTCCAAACCGCGTCTGGCATTTACCACCATGGACCATCTCCCCATCTTAGTAAGGTTTTTCCTGCATTTGTTTGATTGTACATTTGGCTGCTTTACTTTGTACATGCAGGAAGAAGTATGCAAAGAAATCAACTTGTGGGTAAGTGATGCTACACAAGGGACAATAACGGAACTCTTGTCGCCTCAACTTATAGGACAGGACACAATACTTGTACTTGGAAATGCGCTCTTCTTTAAAGCAGCCTGGGAGACCCCATTTGACGCGTGTGAAAATCAGAGCTTTCACCTCCTTACTGGGAAAACTATTCAAGCTCCCTGTATGACTACCCGTTACTACGAGTTTGAGTTCGATGGAGGTTGTTTTGATGATTTCAGGCTGCTGAGGCTTCCTTATAAAACAGCACAAGATACTACTAGGCAATTCGCCATGTATATCTTTCTTCCAAACACTAACGACGGTCTCATTGGTTTAATGGAAAGATTCAGCAGAGACCCCGGGTTTCTACAAGCGAATTATGAGTTGGCTAAAGCTTGTCTTACAGATTTTTGGATTCCCAAGTTCAAGTTCTCCCACCTGTTTTCGGTTAAGGATACATTGATGCAACTAGGATTGGACCGAATGTTCAAGCGCGTTGGTGAACTTAAAAAAATAGTGAACCAGCCTTTTGCCGAGCAGCTGTATGTGTCTAAGATGTACCAGAAGTCGTTTGTTGAAGTCAACGAGGAAGGGACCTTAGCTTCTTCCGCCATGGTATGTCAGTGTGGTGGAGGAGGACCGCCTCCAAATCTATTTAGCTTTGTGGCTGATCACCCGTTCTTGTTTACGATACGAGAAGAGATTTCACAGGTCACTTTTTTTGTTGGGACTGTTCTTAATCCTCTATTAGAGTAGCTGCAAATGCCCATTAGATTATCAAATAGACGCATTCTTTATGTTTTACCGTAACTGTTGTGTGGGGCGGTCTCACACGGTAAAACGTTCATTTATTATTCTCAGGACTCGTATTTTGGTAACACTTGCGTTCTGTAATATTGCCCTGTTTTTTCTCAGCCAGCCTTTAGTTTTCTTTGTGGTTTATTACTTGGCCTGGATTTGGTTTCTGGATTTCTAGATTGCTGCCCATCTCAATTCAGGTTTCAGTTCGCTTTGAGAATTTTCGGAACAACAAGCCTTGTATGCGATAGTTGTATCCATACGACAAGCCATAAAAACACGATATTGCCATAATTTAGGCGTAAAAAATACAATGTTTATATTCTATATACACTCTGTCATCCAGATATGACTGTGACAAACTAGTTTTTGCATTTCTGGACCAGTATTATTTTAGTACTTTGACGGAATTAAAGTAGATGCATCAACTTCTAATGCTATACACTTTGTCATCCAGATACGACCGTGAAACTAGTTTTTGCATTTCTGAACCAGTATTATTTTAGTACTTTGACGGAATTAAAGTAGATGCATCAACTCAATGGCGTAACCTATCGATTTTTACTGCCTAAAATTAATCAAATAAAGTCAGTAGCAACTACATCAACTATCGCATCCGAGTACATGTCAACCCAGATTGGAGTGCATATTTCCATGCTAGCAAAGAATAGCACTTACTTCCAAAAACTGGTTAAGATTATCGATTTTTACTGCCTAAAATTAATCAAATAAAGTCAGTAGCAACTACATCAACTATCGCATCCGAGTACATGTCAACCCAGATTGGAGTGCATATTTCCATGCTATATCGGCGTTTCAGGCCGATCCAATCCCGACTCAGTTACATGAATCAAGTCACGAGTCTTTTAAAGTCTAGAATTTAgtagtttacatttattttattgttatcTATTCCATGATTTCTATGGTAACTTACATGGTAACTAGACCTTTTCCCAAAATAGTAGTTACGCCCCGCCCAAGGAGCATAGTATTCCAATAGGATGATATATGAGACAAGACGACTTTGGTGGCGATTGTTTGTGAATAGTGTTGTTTTGTTGGTGAAAAATTCTTCTGCCATCTGAGAGGATTGTACTCTTTACATCTAAGTCTTTAAAAGATCATTGAGGCTAAACAAGTTTTTGAGTCGATAACTTTATGTTTTGTGAAGTGATCGGGTAATGTCATCTCCATTGGTGGCTCCTTATGAACCGATAGATTATTCTACTAGAGTTAGGATCAATATGTGTTCGGAGTTGATTGCAAGCATAATTTCTATCAATATACGTTGGCATGGACTCTTTCTAATCAATAATGCTTttccatttaaaaaaaaaaccatgaTACATTCATACATAGTCAAAATGAGTTGAACCCGAATTAGCCAAACCTGGCTAAAACGAATTCTTTCAAACCAGAAAATGACCTGATCCGAACACAACCCGGTTGACAGATTGACCTGTTTACCATGTCTAATTAAGAACTTTTAAGGCCCATTCTTGGAAATTAGTAATTGGGTAGTGTTCCTAATTCCTATGGTATAAGGTAGTTTCCTAATTAAATTAGGATGATATATGAATATAATCAGATTTCAATTTGCAAATACTTGTTCTTGATTACCTCAAAGTCTGCTCAAACACAACCAACAATGGGTAGCATACCAATGGAAGTAGTAGAGTCATGCATCCTCCCGAGATTACCCGTAAAATCCCTATTACGATTCAAGTCCGTATCCAAGTCCTGGAAAACCTTAATCTCTTCTTCTTCTAATTTCCTTCACTTACACCACCGCCACGCAAAACGCCTCGCCTCTTGCGAATTCTTCGTCTTGGTGGGGTACACGAATAGTATAGCCGTAGAAAGACTGTTCTTGCTCAACCCATCTACACTTAGCTATCACAGAATAATCCCGTCAGAAGGCGTGAAACGACGATTTAAATGTTCGTATTTTCGATTCGGGTTATATTTCGACGAGGCGAATGATGATTGTAAGGTCGTTAGTATGGCAAGATTTTATTCAAAGAATGCAGAAGGCTGGGAAGTTGAGATATACAGCTGCAAGACTAATTTATGGAGATTAATTGAGCATAAATTAATATTGGATTCATATCATTGTATATATTTTAACTCAGTTCTACACTATGTGATTTCTGATTATTCTTCCAATCAAATTAGAATCCGTTGTTTCGACATTCAAGTTGAACAATGGAAAAAAGACGATATTCTGTTTCCACATGATCTTATATTCCCCGTGGTTTTTATATTCGATGGGTCGCTATGTATTTTAGGGACTAACGCGAATAACGAGGAGGAAAGTCGAACCATGACTTATTGTATGTGGGTTTTGAATGAATCTTGGGTGAAGTTGATGAGCATTGTTCCTGATTATACTCGGGAATCGGGGTTCCGCCCTCTCGCTTACCGCAAAGGATCACAACACGAGATACTATGTCGACGATCTTATGATTCGCAACTTTTTTGGTACGACCTTAAACATAAAATAGCTACCAGGGCTGAATTGAATGACGAATTCAATGACAGTGCTAGATATAATAGTAATATAGATCATATATGCAAAGAAAGCCTCGTCAGTTTTTTGCGGTGGCCAAACAGACCATATTAAATCGACTCAGGAAAATCAAAGGTGAAGAAGGCCATGAATTCATTGCTACTCCGTATCAAATTATCAGGAAAATTATTAGTACTATCAAACAAGTCTCTCTGTAGTAAGTGCTACTGTGCTAGCCAGTGAAAAACTGCGTTAATGAGGAAGGTACCTTAGCGGCTTCTGAAAACTACTTGGTGCGTTAATGACGGAGCAGCTGTATGTGTCCTCGATATACCAGAAATCGTTTGTTGAAGTTAATGAGGAAGGGACCTTAGCGGCTTCTGACATCTTATATGCATTTGGTGGGGCATCGCCGCGGCCTCCTAATATATTTAGCTTTGTGGCTGATCACCCCTTCTTGTTTTCGATACGAGAAGAGACTTCACAGGTTACCTTTTTCATTGGGACTGTTCTTAATCCATTATTACCGTAGCTGTTCTTGCTCCTAAACAAGATAAGAATATGAGCAATTAGGCGCATAGTTTATCTATCTTTTGACTCCTTTGGTGCGATTAGTAATCTGGTTTCTGTATCTCTAGTTCTATGTGTTATGTAACTTATGGTTGTGTTCCTAAATTTTCGTTTTGGTGTTGGAGACTTGGGAGTAATGTTATGTGACTCATATCTATCGAACAATAATTTTTTAATTTGTGTTTCTTGTGAAATACGGAGTAGTAGTAAACTAGTACTACCTTTGAAAACGGTTTTCTCTtcgaaaaattcacgtggtatctttcaggttttcaatttttcaaaccaAAAAACTTCAAGTGACTTGGCTTGTATTTTTGTGGCATTAAGAAAAAGTACAGCAACATTATCATTTTCCCGATTTAGGGGGTATTGATGAAAGCGTATATCCGACTCTTCTTACTCCATCATCTGCTCGAGTTCTTTTGTTATTGGCGTGATGTTGCTATCTCTTTTAGTCTTTCCCAAATCATAACAGCaagtttgtgaccgtcacaaGCTTAAGACGTTGTTTGGTAAACAGGATATTGAGTGAAATTAGTAGATTCCGGCTTAATTAGTAGGTTGACCAATCAATCAACTATTTTCACGTGTTTTGTAAACGACATATTCTGATAGCATATTGGTCGGAATCTACTGTTTTTGAATATGCTAATAATAGCAGCATATTGTATTAGCATATTCAATTTATACATGAAATCATTCTAATTATCCTataatctgctaattaccaaatACTCTTTCTTAATCTGTTAATTTAATTTGATAGTCAAACCTGCTACTAAAATCTGCTAACCGTAATCTGCAAACGTTATCTGCTATTAGGGGAATCcggggaagtggcaaataagccccaaacgtttgccactacgtgcaaattagccccataacATTTTACGCGTGCAAATTAACCCCATTAGTTATACCCGATGTGCAATTCGCCCCAATTAGAGATATCTGAGTAAATTTCTCGCCGGAAAATATTGACGTGGCATCGGAAAAATGACTAGGATAGAttaaatctatctatctatattaataaaggaagcttttttcgagcgattacagagagtccaagttTTACGAACGACTTTTACTAATAAAATAATGAGAATAGATATACGATAATAAAACCAGTGTTTGTGTTTGTATACCTATGGAATGTTGTTTTATAATAAGAAAGGCAGTTTTATTTGACTTGAAACATGTTTGAACGtcatatatataaaaaaagaATATATCCAACATACATAAAACTTGAAACCCTAGCCTTTTACCCTCGTCTTCATTCTCTTAGCtttttttgattgattttctttTACTTTGTGAATTGCGATGCTAATGTGTATATTATTAATTGTTATATTAATATTGTGTTTGCTTATTATGTCGATCGTACTAATAGTATAATTTGGTCGTAATTTCAGGTCTCAGAGCCATGCGTTCAAAAAACCATAATAGAGATATCATCATTGTCAAAACAATATCTTTTGGTAAGTTcaatttccttttgtttttgtGAAAAAATCCACATGGGTAGCAAGTACATCCGTCTTCGCCAAAAATATTAACGTTCCTGGGAAACGGCCCTAACCATCTACAATGACCATTAAACCAAGGACTCACATGCATAGgcttctccctttcggtctcgaTTCTAAGTTGCACATTAATCTATACTCCGTTTGAATCATTTATCTACTTATACCCCTTATAACGAATGAATTTAAAAGTTAAACAAATAAATGAGATGGAGGGAATACATTACTATTGGataaatttttagttaaaatgatCTTTTTATAAGGGACGTGCTTTTTCTTTTTTCAGGAGTTAAGCATTATTACGTCGGGAATATTCACCACATAGATATTAACTTAGATACGGATCTCAATGCGactttttttttcaacaattcttatataaaaccattttatataaGTATTGTTGTAAATCAAGTGACTATTTATCTATAGACCCTTTACTAAAATAACTTCCATCAATCACCGCTCTTTATAATAAGGGCATTAAAACCAATCGTtagttggcgcagtggtagcatggggctgcgcttggtagggaggtctgcggatcgatcccccacaactgcaattgggaggggtttaaataccgtaatccttggacacgccctgaaatccggattagtcggcccaatgtggtttggattaccggatggtttagaccaaaaaaaaaaaaaaataataagggCATTAAAGTATTTCGTTATATAATTTTACAGTGATATTCTAAAACTCTTTTAGAGGAGACTTACCCTTTCTTTTATGACCATGATGTCATGGTTGTTTTGTAACACTTTTAT contains the following coding sequences:
- the LOC141653072 gene encoding serpin-ZXA-like, translating into MAPKVTKKNKRDINLKVALIEANKSVSSNKNFICSPLGIHFMLSILANGSTGETRNQIYKYLGSKTLKEINQKASETLEMIYPTIKGNSKGPVVSFVNGAWVDLQTTSLKPPFQKLLQGTYKADAKALDFQKKEEVCKEINLWVSDATQGTITELLSPQLIGQDTILVLGNALFFKAAWETPFDACENQSFHLLTGKTIQAPCMTTRYYEFEFDGGCFDDFRLLRLPYKTAQDTTRQFAMYIFLPNTNDGLIGLMERFSRDPGFLQANYELAKACLTDFWIPKFKFSHLFSVKDTLMQLGLDRMFKRVGELKKIVNQPFAEQLYVSKMYQKSFVEVNEEGTLASSAMVCQCGGGGPPPNLFSFVADHPFLFTIREEISQVTFFVGTVLNPLLE